One segment of Candidatus Ozemobacteraceae bacterium DNA contains the following:
- a CDS encoding SPFH domain-containing protein: MGFFGNQLRSVIEWKDPSPDVLIWRWDGGNDELKNMSKLLINPGQAAIFVYQGQVQAIHDYPGLFDLHTANIPFWTTISKIMQGFTSEHKANIYFVRMTEFMNQKWGTKAPIKYDDPKYKFPVGLRAFGNFSFRLVNPRGFFTEVTSNREVYTIAEIRNIIVDRLLTPLTDLFAESGFSYSEIDRNRVELSEKLQKMIGPVLTPLGFELTDFRIENTDFDDDTKKRIDKISDKIADAHAINALGGVDQTSMRNFATVEQLKAVNTAAGNQGGGAGLGMGLGAGMGLGQGLAAGMMNQGMNAPTAPATIACAACHAPMDPNAKFCPGCGKPNAPAAAATAPCVSCGKQITAGQKFCPECGAPQSRACPQCKASLAPNAKFCPECGQKMQ, encoded by the coding sequence ATGGGATTTTTCGGCAATCAGCTCCGGTCGGTCATCGAGTGGAAGGACCCGTCGCCCGACGTGCTGATCTGGCGCTGGGACGGCGGCAACGACGAACTGAAGAACATGTCGAAGCTGCTGATCAATCCGGGCCAGGCGGCGATTTTCGTGTATCAGGGCCAGGTCCAGGCGATCCACGACTATCCGGGCCTGTTCGATCTGCATACCGCGAATATCCCCTTCTGGACGACGATCAGCAAGATCATGCAGGGCTTCACCTCGGAGCACAAGGCGAACATCTACTTCGTCCGCATGACCGAGTTCATGAACCAGAAGTGGGGAACGAAGGCCCCGATCAAATACGACGACCCGAAGTACAAGTTCCCCGTCGGCCTGCGGGCGTTCGGCAACTTCTCGTTCCGCCTCGTGAACCCGCGCGGTTTCTTCACGGAAGTGACCAGCAACCGTGAGGTCTACACGATCGCCGAGATCCGCAACATCATCGTCGACCGGCTCCTGACCCCGCTGACCGATCTGTTCGCGGAATCGGGCTTCAGTTACTCCGAGATCGACCGCAACCGCGTCGAGCTGTCCGAGAAGCTCCAGAAGATGATCGGGCCGGTGCTGACGCCGCTCGGTTTCGAGCTGACCGACTTCCGGATCGAAAACACCGATTTCGACGATGACACCAAAAAGCGGATCGACAAGATCTCCGACAAGATCGCCGACGCCCACGCCATCAACGCCCTGGGCGGCGTCGACCAGACCAGCATGCGCAACTTCGCGACCGTCGAGCAGCTCAAGGCCGTGAACACGGCGGCGGGCAACCAGGGCGGCGGAGCGGGCCTGGGCATGGGCCTCGGCGCCGGCATGGGCCTCGGCCAGGGCCTCGCGGCCGGCATGATGAACCAGGGGATGAACGCCCCGACCGCGCCTGCGACGATCGCCTGCGCCGCCTGCCACGCCCCGATGGATCCGAACGCGAAGTTCTGTCCCGGCTGCGGAAAGCCCAACGCCCCGGCGGCCGCGGCGACCGCCCCCTGCGTCAGCTGCGGGAAGCAGATCACCGCCGGCCAGAAGTTCTGCCCCGAGTGCGGCGCACCCCAGAGCCGCGCCTGCCCGCAGTGCAAGGCGTCCCTCGCCCCGAACGCGAAGTTCTGCCCGGAGTGCGGCCAGAAAATGCAGTAA
- a CDS encoding HAMP domain-containing sensor histidine kinase: MSIRFKIGIGFALMIVALTGLIISWGARTLGLQLEEADLGKLTSLRDSVILEWSREKGALASVAGEITPVLAGTDFGQTSQEWLLKTVELFKRHLQLDWLDIRRNGTSLLYPLLRPAPLVYGTALPQRIALSGPLSNFGFVVHVVPLPASETELIVARRPTVPAKPLMVLWDSQGLISGNAPDWPAELRTEYASREATFQRLMHGKLYRLRATAFPETGQTLLIGYEADSATLTRTGVDDLMLRLAILEILAFLVLGYFLARRLFSPLERLKQAIDRVSAGHWQQIPVTEVPDEADEIGTVARSFNRMVLELSAARDRLIAVQQELMSKEKMAMLGRFSAGLAHEINNPLGTILASAGLALDAVKSGKPVESDDIVAIIDETKRCRRIVESLLEYAHNRPPRLTAAPLGELIAETVRIFSDVARRAGIELDVAEKLDTAVLVDRTGIGQVLSNLLRNAADALHDQVSSGKAATIRVSATVTGDGFAVVTVSDNGPGLGEAADHLFEPLVTTKPQGTGLGLAICQSIIEGHGGRIWAERRADGWTVFSFTLRTAGGENS; this comes from the coding sequence GTGAGCATACGCTTCAAGATCGGCATCGGGTTTGCCCTGATGATCGTGGCCCTGACCGGCCTCATCATTTCCTGGGGCGCGCGCACGCTCGGGTTGCAGCTCGAGGAGGCCGACCTGGGCAAGCTCACCTCTCTCCGCGACTCCGTCATCCTGGAGTGGAGTCGCGAAAAAGGCGCGCTGGCAAGCGTCGCAGGCGAGATCACGCCGGTGCTCGCCGGTACGGACTTCGGTCAAACCTCGCAGGAATGGCTTTTGAAGACGGTCGAACTGTTCAAGCGGCATCTTCAGCTCGACTGGCTGGATATCCGGAGAAACGGGACAAGTCTGCTCTACCCTCTGCTTCGGCCGGCGCCGCTCGTTTACGGCACGGCGCTGCCGCAGCGCATCGCTCTTTCCGGCCCTCTTTCGAATTTCGGCTTCGTCGTCCATGTCGTTCCCCTGCCCGCCTCAGAAACGGAACTGATCGTCGCCCGCAGGCCAACGGTGCCGGCGAAGCCGCTGATGGTGCTCTGGGATTCGCAGGGGCTCATCAGCGGCAATGCACCGGACTGGCCGGCGGAACTCCGCACCGAGTATGCCTCGCGGGAAGCGACGTTCCAGCGGCTGATGCACGGCAAGCTGTATCGTCTTCGAGCCACCGCATTTCCGGAAACCGGTCAGACCCTTCTGATCGGCTACGAGGCCGATTCGGCAACTCTGACCAGGACCGGTGTCGACGACCTGATGCTCCGCCTCGCCATTCTGGAGATCCTTGCCTTCCTCGTCCTCGGCTACTTTCTCGCCCGGCGCCTGTTCTCACCACTCGAGAGGCTGAAACAGGCGATCGACCGGGTCAGCGCGGGGCACTGGCAGCAGATTCCCGTGACGGAAGTTCCCGATGAGGCCGATGAGATCGGGACGGTGGCACGAAGTTTCAATCGTATGGTGCTCGAGCTTTCCGCGGCCCGAGACCGGCTGATCGCCGTGCAGCAGGAGCTGATGAGCAAGGAGAAAATGGCGATGCTGGGCCGGTTTTCCGCCGGACTGGCCCACGAGATCAATAACCCGCTCGGCACGATTCTGGCCAGCGCCGGTCTCGCTCTCGACGCCGTGAAATCCGGGAAACCGGTCGAGTCAGACGATATCGTCGCGATCATCGACGAGACCAAGCGGTGCCGCCGAATCGTCGAGTCGCTCCTGGAATACGCCCACAACCGCCCGCCACGGCTTACCGCCGCCCCTCTCGGCGAACTGATCGCCGAGACCGTCCGCATCTTTTCGGACGTGGCGAGGCGCGCCGGAATCGAACTCGACGTCGCCGAGAAGCTCGATACGGCCGTGCTCGTCGACAGAACCGGTATCGGGCAGGTCCTGTCGAATCTCCTGAGGAACGCAGCCGACGCGCTTCACGATCAGGTTTCTTCGGGAAAAGCGGCGACGATACGGGTTTCAGCGACGGTGACCGGGGACGGTTTCGCCGTCGTCACGGTCTCGGATAACGGGCCGGGTCTCGGCGAAGCCGCCGATCATCTGTTCGAGCCGCTGGTGACGACGAAGCCGCAGGGAACCGGTCTCGGTCTCGCCATCTGTCAGTCCATCATCGAAGGACACGGCGGGAGGATATGGGCCGAGCGCCGGGCGGACGGCTGGACGGTTTTTTCCTTCACGCTCAGGACAGCCGGCGGAGAGAACTCGTGA
- a CDS encoding Smr/MutS family protein, which produces MSGDDQSQPPVEIPVDGTLDLHTFRPSEVKDVVSDYIDACLERGILHLRIIHGKGVGNLRRIVHALLERHPAVAEFCLADLDAGSWGATLVTLKTAPEGKQNG; this is translated from the coding sequence ATGAGTGGTGATGATCAAAGCCAGCCTCCCGTGGAAATCCCGGTCGACGGGACGCTCGACCTGCACACCTTCCGCCCGTCCGAGGTGAAGGATGTCGTTTCAGATTACATCGACGCCTGCCTCGAACGCGGCATCCTGCACCTGCGGATCATTCACGGAAAGGGCGTCGGCAACCTCCGTCGCATCGTCCACGCCCTCCTCGAGCGCCACCCCGCCGTCGCCGAGTTCTGCCTCGCCGACCTCGACGCCGGCTCCTGGGGAGCCACCCTCGTTACGCTTAAAACTGCTCCTGAAGGGAAGCAGAATGGTTGA
- a CDS encoding DUF2442 domain-containing protein produces the protein MLKDVTFVEFIGDYRLRLTFDDGKSGEVDLAKHIAFSGIFAPLKDLNVFRTGKVDPDLGTICWPNGADVDPVVLYSWVFNVSIPDYSHENSPIKDKVA, from the coding sequence ATGCTGAAAGACGTTACTTTCGTTGAATTCATTGGCGATTATCGTTTGCGTCTCACGTTTGACGATGGGAAATCGGGAGAGGTCGATCTCGCAAAGCATATCGCTTTCTCGGGAATCTTTGCTCCACTGAAAGACCTGAACGTTTTCAGAACAGGAAAAGTCGATCCTGATCTTGGGACCATCTGCTGGCCAAATGGAGCGGACGTCGATCCAGTCGTTCTCTATTCGTGGGTTTTCAATGTCTCCATACCTGATTATTCCCACGAAAATTCCCCAATCAAAGACAAGGTGGCTTAG
- a CDS encoding penicillin-binding transpeptidase domain-containing protein → MMKRKSLGWPGLMMALLVLADSLVGGAVPCVLAAAGSKAGLKKGIILESVATGPVRIVGGDSELATCRACPASVFKLVIAWAGLETGVLRPDTRIPCREDRIATGICELGLRDALLRSSNAFFETVSGRIGREKLTEYAARSGILDGSVPEHWLRGGTNAAVWGGDLLVTPSRVHDMMVRLANGTFASPGTNEPLVSAIEWPCDIPGMRIFGKSGTMRGAVWFAGFAREPDGRPRTVTVFLKGGLPRKSEAASLFFGRFGMKPPVLPFLEGIDKRVPPGGK, encoded by the coding sequence ATGATGAAACGGAAGAGTCTCGGTTGGCCCGGCTTGATGATGGCCCTGCTCGTGCTGGCCGATAGCCTGGTCGGCGGAGCTGTTCCCTGCGTTCTCGCAGCCGCGGGATCGAAGGCCGGGCTGAAAAAAGGGATCATCCTCGAATCCGTCGCGACCGGACCGGTTCGCATCGTTGGCGGCGATTCCGAGCTGGCGACGTGCCGGGCATGCCCGGCTTCCGTGTTCAAGCTGGTCATCGCCTGGGCCGGGCTGGAGACTGGCGTGCTGCGGCCCGACACCAGGATTCCCTGTCGGGAAGATCGTATAGCGACTGGTATATGCGAGCTCGGCCTTCGGGATGCCCTGCTGCGTTCGAGCAATGCGTTTTTCGAGACCGTCTCCGGACGCATCGGGCGCGAAAAACTGACCGAATATGCCGCCAGGAGCGGGATCCTGGACGGATCCGTTCCCGAGCATTGGCTGAGGGGGGGGACGAACGCCGCCGTCTGGGGCGGTGACCTGCTCGTCACTCCCTCCCGGGTTCATGACATGATGGTTCGACTTGCCAATGGAACATTCGCCTCGCCGGGAACGAACGAACCCCTCGTTTCCGCGATCGAATGGCCCTGTGATATCCCTGGCATGCGGATCTTCGGAAAGTCGGGAACGATGCGCGGCGCGGTGTGGTTCGCCGGGTTCGCCCGGGAACCGGATGGCCGGCCCCGCACGGTGACGGTTTTTCTCAAAGGCGGCCTTCCCAGAAAGTCCGAGGCGGCCTCGTTGTTTTTCGGCCGGTTTGGAATGAAACCGCCGGTCCTGCCTTTCCTGGAAGGCATTGACAAACGAGTTCCTCCGGGGGGAAAGTGA
- a CDS encoding GxxExxY protein, with amino-acid sequence MHEAQILTYLKLMQMTVGLIINFNVPALKKGIKRVVNNFVEIPNPILLENDHQ; translated from the coding sequence ATTCATGAAGCTCAAATCCTCACATATCTGAAGCTTATGCAGATGACTGTTGGTCTCATAATCAACTTCAATGTTCCGGCTTTAAAAAAGGGAATCAAAAGAGTTGTGAATAATTTTGTCGAGATTCCAAATCCAATTCTTCTGGAAAACGATCATCAGTAG
- the tpiA gene encoding triose-phosphate isomerase, translating to MPTSRRPLIAANWKMHKVTGEAKSFVAALQPKIANVRERDVLICPPFPLIYPVDQARKETKILLGAQNMYFEEKGAFTGEVSAAMLKDLHCEFVILGHSERRWVFGESDELINRKVLAAVKNGLIPILCVGEKLDEREKNLTEQVILNQMDRDLKDVPENAIGTMVVAYEPVWAIGTGKNASTKDAHDAIALIREFLHSRYGSSAADKTRILYGGSVKPDNMKTYMSQPGIDGALVGGASLDPDSFAQLISY from the coding sequence ATGCCTACGTCACGCCGTCCCCTGATCGCCGCCAACTGGAAGATGCACAAGGTGACCGGCGAGGCCAAGAGCTTCGTCGCCGCCCTGCAGCCGAAGATCGCGAACGTCCGTGAGCGCGACGTGCTGATCTGCCCGCCGTTCCCGCTGATCTACCCGGTCGACCAGGCCCGCAAGGAGACCAAGATCCTCCTCGGGGCGCAGAACATGTATTTCGAGGAGAAGGGCGCGTTCACGGGCGAGGTTTCGGCCGCGATGCTGAAGGATCTTCACTGCGAATTCGTGATCCTGGGCCATTCTGAGCGCCGCTGGGTGTTCGGCGAATCCGACGAGCTGATCAACCGAAAGGTGCTGGCAGCCGTCAAGAACGGGCTGATCCCGATTCTCTGCGTCGGCGAGAAGCTCGACGAGCGCGAGAAGAACCTGACCGAGCAGGTCATCCTGAATCAGATGGATCGCGATCTGAAGGATGTCCCCGAGAACGCGATCGGCACCATGGTCGTGGCCTACGAGCCTGTCTGGGCCATCGGCACCGGCAAGAACGCCTCGACGAAGGACGCGCACGACGCGATCGCGTTGATCCGCGAGTTCCTGCACAGCCGGTACGGCAGCTCGGCGGCCGACAAGACCCGCATCCTGTACGGCGGCTCGGTCAAGCCCGACAACATGAAGACCTACATGAGCCAGCCCGGCATCGACGGAGCCCTGGTTGGAGGCGCGAGCCTCGATCCCGACTCGTTCGCCCAGCTGATCAGCTACTGA
- a CDS encoding sigma-54 dependent transcriptional regulator, producing the protein MPNRIVLIDDEVKLLRALKKALELDGHEVCDFSQPDAALKFIIERNPALVISDIRMPGMSGLDLLAKLGELHPRPPCILMTAYSSIETAVTAVKLGARDYLLKPFEIADLRAAVRSVLAAEFASTETASVTRVTPAGHSEAMRNVLDLIDRVADTESTVLLQGESGTGKELAARTLHARSKRSSGPFIPVNCSAIPENLVESELFGHVKGSFTGAFADKDGLFHEAIGGTLFLDEIGDLAQPSQAKLLRVLQDGVVRKVGDTRAFPANVRIVAASNRDLRAESMAGRFREDLLYRLSVVEIRMPPLREHPEDIPDLVDVFLRRFAERHHRPLLAPSQAALAHLAVHSWPGNVRELENIIERAVILKRVGAELLPEDLPLPPTSAERGEGSPAVSSGLPLDTAREQLEVDMIRRALEASGYNYAQAAELLGVTRQNLHYKLKKYGLRKDSGRP; encoded by the coding sequence ATGCCGAACAGAATCGTACTGATCGACGACGAGGTGAAGCTGTTGCGGGCTTTGAAAAAAGCCCTGGAACTCGACGGTCACGAGGTCTGCGACTTTTCGCAACCCGATGCGGCGCTCAAATTCATCATCGAGCGCAATCCCGCGCTCGTGATCTCCGACATTCGCATGCCGGGCATGTCCGGCCTCGACCTGCTCGCAAAGCTCGGCGAACTGCATCCCCGGCCGCCCTGCATCCTGATGACGGCCTATTCGTCGATCGAAACGGCCGTAACGGCCGTCAAGCTCGGTGCGCGGGATTACCTGCTGAAGCCCTTCGAGATCGCCGATCTGCGTGCCGCCGTGCGCTCCGTTCTCGCCGCGGAGTTTGCCAGCACGGAAACCGCCTCCGTTACGAGGGTGACGCCGGCTGGCCATTCCGAGGCGATGCGGAACGTTCTCGATCTGATCGATCGTGTCGCGGACACCGAAAGCACCGTCCTTCTCCAGGGCGAGAGCGGAACCGGCAAGGAACTGGCGGCGCGAACCCTGCACGCACGTTCGAAACGTTCCTCCGGGCCGTTCATTCCGGTCAACTGCAGCGCCATTCCGGAGAATCTCGTCGAAAGCGAGCTGTTCGGCCACGTGAAGGGCAGCTTCACGGGTGCATTCGCCGACAAGGACGGTTTGTTTCACGAAGCGATCGGCGGCACGCTGTTTCTCGACGAGATCGGCGATCTGGCCCAGCCGAGCCAGGCAAAACTTCTCCGGGTCCTCCAGGACGGCGTCGTTCGCAAAGTCGGCGACACGCGGGCATTTCCGGCGAATGTGCGCATCGTCGCGGCGAGCAACCGCGACCTGCGCGCCGAGTCGATGGCGGGCCGATTCCGCGAAGATCTGCTGTATCGGCTGAGCGTCGTGGAGATCCGCATGCCGCCGCTCCGGGAACACCCCGAAGACATCCCGGACCTCGTCGATGTATTCCTGAGGCGGTTCGCGGAACGTCATCATCGGCCTCTTCTCGCTCCATCCCAGGCGGCGCTGGCTCATCTTGCCGTTCACTCTTGGCCGGGCAACGTGCGCGAATTGGAGAACATCATCGAGCGGGCCGTGATCCTCAAGCGGGTCGGCGCCGAACTTCTTCCTGAAGACCTGCCGCTTCCACCGACGTCCGCAGAGCGTGGCGAAGGAAGCCCGGCCGTATCGAGCGGTCTGCCGCTCGATACGGCCAGGGAACAGCTCGAAGTGGACATGATCCGGCGCGCCCTGGAGGCCTCCGGTTACAATTACGCACAGGCGGCCGAGCTTCTCGGAGTCACACGCCAGAACCTCCATTACAAACTGAAAAAATACGGTCTCCGGAAGGACTCCGGCAGGCCGTGA
- a CDS encoding TIM44-like domain-containing protein translates to MILRKRFDSGPARIGIIPKRSTLRALLTGGFGILLVLCAVAAFARAGGGEGFGSGGSGGGGRYGGGGDADLIFFLVELLLRLTIEYPAVGIPLALTIIAVVVYSAREGGERYVDYTIRRGVVAQDQVRRNRAESALKKRDPAWNSVAMLSRAKTAFALIQEAWSDQKLEKAQAFLSDAIYEKFRLQISELQERGIRDRIESVTLHDARIAQLESDETFDTLHLYFRAHATNFKVDAKSGKRLSDDSGEFEEYWSFLRRPGAKSLAKGLIEGYCPNCSAPVSMNRAAKCEVCNSFLRSGEYDWVLSEITQASAWSVREAAAVPGLDAMRRLDAGFSVQQMEDLASLAFYRHEAAVRLGTPETIAKLALDSFVEEFPAKIRKEPDGTRLYYTSCAVGSVDTKLIEPGEPLDRVWIEIAWSGRTTRRMPDGREVIGGISPPRRHFYVFVRKHGVETDVRLSLSSAHCPNCGAPEQNVTDHTCPYCQTVRNDGSKGWVLESVLPVNPDTFRLMKGKRTNQAARTPGAPEVPGEIPPLPVPAVEDMADEEPGAAEIGLACMIHVMMADDVIDDREEKFLREFAARCKVRKIVVDSMIQQARIFGKMDDSSLPVPATPEQGKRLLRRMAAMALADGRLSKEERAALNAFASRIGLSPADVDAIVSQERSRIYAEAKKAIAESKNIPT, encoded by the coding sequence ATGATTCTGCGAAAGAGATTCGATTCGGGGCCCGCCCGCATCGGGATAATTCCGAAGAGATCCACGCTCAGAGCCCTTCTCACCGGCGGATTTGGAATCCTGCTGGTGCTCTGCGCCGTCGCGGCGTTCGCGCGTGCCGGCGGCGGCGAAGGCTTTGGAAGCGGAGGTTCCGGCGGCGGCGGACGGTACGGTGGCGGTGGCGATGCCGACCTGATCTTCTTTCTGGTCGAACTCCTCCTGCGGCTGACGATCGAATACCCCGCCGTCGGCATTCCGCTGGCCCTGACGATCATCGCCGTCGTCGTGTATTCCGCCAGGGAAGGCGGCGAACGGTACGTCGACTACACGATCCGCCGCGGCGTCGTCGCCCAGGACCAGGTGCGCCGGAACAGGGCCGAATCTGCCCTGAAAAAGCGCGATCCCGCCTGGAATTCCGTTGCGATGCTCTCCAGGGCGAAAACGGCGTTCGCGCTGATCCAGGAGGCGTGGTCGGATCAAAAGCTCGAAAAGGCGCAGGCTTTTCTATCCGATGCGATATATGAAAAGTTCCGTCTCCAGATCTCCGAACTTCAGGAACGGGGGATCCGCGACCGGATCGAGAGCGTCACCCTTCATGACGCCCGCATCGCCCAGCTCGAATCCGACGAGACATTCGACACGCTTCATCTCTATTTCAGAGCCCACGCGACAAACTTCAAGGTCGACGCAAAGTCCGGGAAGCGCCTTTCCGACGACTCGGGCGAGTTCGAGGAATACTGGTCGTTCCTGCGCAGGCCGGGGGCGAAATCCCTTGCCAAGGGCCTGATCGAAGGCTACTGCCCGAACTGCAGCGCTCCGGTCAGCATGAACCGGGCCGCGAAGTGCGAGGTCTGCAACTCCTTCCTCCGGTCCGGCGAATACGACTGGGTGCTTTCCGAGATCACGCAGGCCTCCGCCTGGTCCGTCCGGGAGGCGGCTGCCGTGCCGGGCCTCGACGCCATGCGCCGACTCGACGCCGGATTCAGCGTTCAGCAGATGGAAGACCTGGCCTCGCTCGCCTTCTACCGCCATGAAGCGGCGGTTCGCCTCGGCACGCCCGAGACGATCGCGAAGCTGGCTCTCGATTCGTTCGTGGAGGAGTTTCCGGCGAAAATCCGGAAAGAGCCTGACGGAACGCGCCTGTATTACACCTCCTGCGCCGTCGGAAGCGTCGATACGAAGCTCATCGAGCCGGGCGAGCCGCTGGACCGCGTCTGGATCGAAATCGCCTGGAGCGGCCGGACGACCCGCCGGATGCCGGACGGCCGGGAAGTCATCGGCGGAATCTCGCCGCCGCGCCGCCATTTTTACGTGTTCGTCCGAAAGCACGGCGTCGAAACGGACGTCAGGCTCTCCCTCAGCAGCGCCCACTGCCCGAACTGCGGGGCTCCCGAACAGAACGTCACCGACCATACCTGCCCCTATTGTCAGACCGTCCGCAACGACGGTTCGAAAGGCTGGGTCCTCGAATCCGTTCTTCCGGTGAATCCGGACACGTTCCGCCTCATGAAGGGAAAACGGACGAATCAGGCTGCCCGGACTCCCGGCGCTCCCGAGGTGCCGGGGGAAATTCCGCCTCTCCCGGTGCCGGCCGTCGAAGACATGGCCGACGAAGAGCCGGGCGCGGCGGAAATCGGCCTTGCGTGCATGATTCATGTCATGATGGCCGACGACGTCATCGACGACCGCGAGGAGAAGTTCCTTCGGGAGTTCGCGGCACGATGCAAGGTCAGGAAAATCGTGGTCGATTCGATGATCCAGCAGGCGCGCATCTTCGGAAAAATGGATGATTCCTCGTTGCCCGTTCCTGCAACGCCCGAGCAGGGAAAACGTCTGCTCCGGCGGATGGCTGCGATGGCCCTCGCTGACGGGCGACTCTCGAAGGAGGAACGGGCGGCATTGAACGCGTTCGCATCCCGCATCGGCCTTTCACCAGCCGACGTCGACGCGATCGTCAGCCAGGAGCGGAGCCGCATCTACGCTGAGGCGAAGAAAGCCATCGCCGAAAGCAAGAATATCCCCACGTAG
- a CDS encoding polysaccharide deacetylase family protein, translated as MRPWHLLLCALVLAIAVPARPAEGQIAGQEARSDPSTPPDLMKDFELLRQQLEQNPRDVGVLNSMGIIYARAGRLEDAILLWQRGLSIDAKYVHLYNNLGSALKTQKRFTDALRVFEAGLRVESSFWLHYNLGLLYKETGKRREAAASFFAALRLNPGFEPAARQLQELGLRPPSPDAYGRLPGVPPAATEIKPPVMDGNLGIADSFGSGMRDAPIPPHGPPELPGSQGTAVARHPSPPARIEPAEPYTIDSCAAAISRISGGGGSKLVALTFDDGPHAAYTRQLLDYFRAQGVRATFFVLGSRAEAYPDLVTRMAEEGHEVANHTWSHKSLVNMSSAAGIGDLRRTSEMIAALTGRSPRLVRPPYGHTNGRVRGMIEGQGWREVLWDADSRDWAGGSSDRMLARVVRSFSPECIVLFHDIHPGALRVLPVLIPALKKCGYRFVTVSQLLGPTDHAG; from the coding sequence ATGCGTCCTTGGCATCTTCTGCTTTGCGCGTTGGTTCTCGCCATCGCGGTCCCGGCGCGGCCGGCGGAAGGCCAGATCGCCGGGCAGGAGGCCCGAAGCGATCCGTCGACGCCCCCCGACCTGATGAAGGATTTCGAGCTGCTTCGGCAGCAACTCGAGCAGAATCCCCGCGACGTCGGCGTCCTGAACTCGATGGGCATCATCTACGCCCGGGCGGGCCGCCTGGAAGACGCGATACTCCTCTGGCAACGCGGTCTTTCCATCGACGCGAAATATGTTCACCTCTATAACAACCTCGGATCCGCCCTGAAAACCCAGAAGAGGTTTACCGACGCGCTCAGGGTGTTCGAGGCGGGCCTGCGCGTCGAATCTTCGTTCTGGCTCCATTACAACCTTGGGCTCCTCTACAAGGAAACCGGGAAACGGCGCGAAGCCGCCGCGTCGTTTTTCGCGGCCCTACGGTTGAATCCCGGATTCGAGCCGGCCGCCAGGCAACTCCAGGAACTGGGTCTCCGGCCGCCATCTCCGGACGCCTACGGACGACTGCCCGGCGTTCCACCGGCCGCCACGGAGATCAAGCCTCCGGTGATGGACGGCAATCTCGGCATCGCCGACTCGTTCGGGTCCGGCATGCGCGACGCTCCGATTCCGCCGCACGGACCGCCGGAGCTGCCAGGTTCGCAGGGAACGGCCGTCGCGAGGCATCCTTCCCCGCCGGCCCGGATCGAGCCTGCCGAGCCATACACGATCGACTCCTGCGCCGCCGCGATCAGTCGCATTTCCGGTGGGGGTGGTTCGAAGCTCGTCGCGTTGACGTTCGACGACGGACCGCATGCCGCCTACACCCGGCAACTGCTCGATTACTTCAGGGCGCAGGGCGTGCGGGCCACGTTCTTCGTGCTCGGTTCCAGGGCGGAAGCCTATCCCGATCTGGTTACGCGGATGGCGGAAGAGGGACATGAAGTGGCAAACCATACCTGGAGCCACAAGTCTCTCGTCAACATGAGTTCCGCCGCCGGAATCGGCGATCTTCGCCGCACATCGGAGATGATCGCCGCACTGACCGGCAGATCGCCGCGCCTCGTGCGGCCGCCGTACGGCCATACGAATGGCCGCGTCCGCGGCATGATCGAAGGCCAGGGATGGCGCGAAGTGCTGTGGGACGCCGACAGCCGCGACTGGGCCGGCGGCAGCAGCGATCGGATGCTGGCCCGCGTGGTTCGCTCGTTTTCGCCCGAATGCATCGTGCTGTTCCACGACATCCACCCCGGCGCCCTGCGCGTGCTGCCGGTGCTGATCCCCGCCCTGAAGAAGTGCGGCTACCGTTTCGTGACCGTCTCCCAGCTCCTCGGCCCCACCGACCACGCCGGCTGA
- a CDS encoding DUF4160 domain-containing protein: MPEISRFFGIIITMNYSDHSPPHFHVRYGDQKALIEIRTMRLLEGSLAPRVFGMVMEWGLAHHSELRNAWNLAQENRPLPRISPLE, from the coding sequence ATGCCTGAGATAAGCAGATTTTTTGGAATCATCATCACGATGAATTACAGTGATCATTCCCCACCTCATTTTCACGTTCGATACGGAGACCAAAAAGCTCTGATTGAAATCAGAACGATGAGACTGCTCGAAGGCTCTCTGGCACCACGAGTGTTTGGGATGGTAATGGAATGGGGTCTGGCACATCACTCCGAACTTCGGAATGCATGGAATCTCGCCCAGGAAAATCGGCCGCTTCCGAGAATTTCTCCGCTGGAGTAA